Genomic window (Sulfurovum sp. NBC37-1):
TGCCTACGATAACCGTACTTCCCAACGGCAGATGGGCTGCAAACGCTTCTGCAAGCTGGCAAGCCATCTCGCACGATATTTCCACGTTGCTTTTCCCCGTTACCCTGCCGTCTTCAAAAATGGAGTTTTTATATTTGTTCCCCCATATGACATTTTTGTTCACGATGGAAGCTGCCTCTATGGTTTTATGCGGCCATACGGTGATATCCTGATCGAATACAGCCAATTTGCCAACATCACAGCCTTCCGCCAGTATAACACCGGCTTTTGCCGTAACCATATCATCTATGTGTGTATCGTTGCAAATAATACTGTTATCGAACACGCATTTTTTTCCTATGATGATATCATGCCACAGCACACTGTTCCTGATCTTTGTTTCCGGCTGTATCACAACATTGTCGCCTATCGAGACATTATGCAGCCGTACATTTTTCCCTATTTGGACGTGTGAGCCTATGATAACCGTATCGATGATCTCCACCGAAGGGTCGATCTCGCTCTCTTCCCCAAGATACAATACACCGTCAGGATATTCTATTTTTTTACCCGGAAAAGCAACTTTTATCTTCTGTTTGAATATATCACCGTATACTTCCCGGTAACTGTCGGGGTTTCCGACATCGCGCCAGTATCCCCTGGCATCATAGGACATCAGGTCAATTCCCTCACTCATCAACAGAGGAAACAGGTCTTTGGCAAAGTCAAAATTGTCTTCAGTCGGAATGTAGTCAAGAATTTCGGGTTCAATGACATAAATACCTGTATTAATGGTATCGCTGAACACTTCCCCCCAGCTCGGTTTTTCCAGGAATTTCTCAATTTTTCCGTTCTCATCGGCGATCACAACGCCAAACTGAAGCGGATTTTCTACAGAGGTAAGAGTGATGGTCAGTTTGGATTCGGTCTTGTAGTGATGATCGATGATCTTTTCAAAATCAAAATCGCTCACAAGGTCACCGCTGACAATGATGAAGGTCGTATCGAGAAATTCTCTTGCTGCTCCGACCGCTCCAGCAGTGCCTAAATCTTCTTCGGGCAATACATACTCTAATTTTACACCTATTCTGCTGCCGTCACCAAAATGGTTTTTTATGATCTCCGGTTTAAAATAGAGCAGAACCACAATTTCTGTGATACCTATATCAACAAGTTTTCTCATGGTATGTTCCATCATGGGAATGTTACAGATGGGGAGCATGGGTTTTGGCATAGAGTGGGTAAGAGGCTGTATTCTGGTTCCGAAGCCACCCGCCATCATTACGGCTTTTATTTTTTTATTCATTTTCCCGCCTCTTTCCTAAATTTTTTTACCAGTATTTGTTTGCCAAGTTCAACGCCAGGCTGATCATAGGTATCTATATTCATCATAATACCACAAGCCGAAGTCAGTATTTCATAATACATAATAAGTTCTCCGATATTTGCTTCATCCACCTTGCCCAGCACGATCCTGTCCACCGGTATCTTCTTTGCCATCAGGCTTTCTCTTGTCGCATCACATTCTACATCGATCAGCTCATTGAAAGTGTGTCCATTGACATAATCGACTTTTTCAATATACTTTAACGATATATCCGGAATTTCCAGATCATAATCAAAATTTTCTATCTTAATGAAGGTCACCGTCTTGTCTCTCATACCTTCAATGATAAGCTGCAAAAAAGAATGCTGATCGACCGAACCGATGTGGCCCACCGGTGTCAAACCCGTATGCCTGCCCTGCCCGTCTATTTTTCCGAGAGATTCACCCCAAAGCTGAACAAACCACTTTGTGAAGTTCTCCAGACAGTCTCCGTAGGAGAAAAGTACTGTCACCGGGTAGTCGTCACGGTATTGTGTCAAAAAACGGGCTTTTCTGAGCAGGTGTTCTTCTTCTACTTCAAAAAAACGCTTGGCAAAACTGCCTGCTCCTTCCAGTATAGCCTGTACATCATAGCCCGCAAGCATCAGAGGCACGATCCCCACGCTGCTGAGTACAGAGAAACGTCCTCCGACATTGGCGGGGATATGAAAACTTTTGATGCTGTATGAGGCGGCAAAGCGGTCCAGAGGCGAATTTTCATCGGTAATGACCATAATCCGCTGAGCATCTTTACCCTCAAGGTGCAGGTCAAAATGGTCGATAGCCGCTTTGAATATGGAGGTGGTCTCTATGGTGGAACCGGATTTTGAAACGACAATAAAAAGTGTTTTGTCTCTATCTATCCGGTCAAACTGTTTGCGTAGAGATACTGGATCAGGATTTTCAAGGAAAAAAATGTTCTTTGCTTCTGTATATTTGCTTTCAAGAGCAGCGTGTATCGCCTTGGTCCCCAAAGAGGAACCGCCGATCCCCATCACGACAATCGTTTCGAGTGAAACGAAAATACCGGGTTCCCGACCGACATAGCTTTCCACCTCCTCTATGATCATCTTCGAATCTTCAGGAAGAGTATAGTACCCGCTGACCCCTTCTTTTGCTTCTTTCTCGATGGCATGGAACACATCCATCATCTCTGCCTTGCCGGGTTCATCCCTCTGCAGGCTAAAGTCTTTCTCGTAAGTAACCATAGGTCGGTCTCTCTTCCCTTTTATATTCAATCCATTATCGCATCAACGATCCCGCTTGCCTCTTTCTGTAGTGTCTTTAAATGCTCACGTGAGAGAAAACTCTCAGCATATATCTTGTAAATATCTTCTGTACCCGACGGTCTGAGTGCAACCCATCCGTTTTTCGTAACGATCTTCACTCCGCCGATATCGGCATCATTTCCCGGTGCTTTGGCATAGATACATTCTATCTTTTCTCCGGCAAGCGTATCTTGATGTATATCATGGGGTTTGAGATTTTTCAGTTTTTCTTTCTGCACTTTCGATGCAGGAGCATCTATTCTTTCATAATACGCTTTGCCGAACTTTAGTTCAAAACCGGCATAGATCAGTGCCGGGTCCTTTTTTTCTTTCGCCAAAATCTCCGCAGAAAGAAGGTTCAAAATAATACCGTCTTTGTCCGTGGTCCAGACACTTCCGTCAAATCGAAGGAACGAAGCACCCGCACTCTCTTCTCCGCCAAAGCCGAGTTCACCGTCCATCAGACCTTTGGCGAACCATTTAAAACCGACCGGCACTTCATATACCGTTTTGTTCAGGGATTTAGCGACCCTGTCTATCATGGAACTGGAAACCAGCGTTTTGCCTATTTTCAGATCTTCACGCCAGTTCTTTCTCGATGTGAAGAGATACCATATCGCCACGCTCAGATAATGGTTCGGGTTCATCAGCCCGCCTTTGGGCGTGACGATACCATGCCTGTCCGAATCCACATCGTTGGCAAACGCAATGTCATATTTGTCTTTGAGCTCGATCAGCCCTGCCATGGCATAGGGTGAAGAGCAGTCCATGCGTATCTTTCCGTCATGGTCCAAATGCATGAAGGAAAACGTCGGGTCCACATA
Coding sequences:
- a CDS encoding mannose-1-phosphate guanyltransferase: MNKKIKAVMMAGGFGTRIQPLTHSMPKPMLPICNIPMMEHTMRKLVDIGITEIVVLLYFKPEIIKNHFGDGSRIGVKLEYVLPEEDLGTAGAVGAAREFLDTTFIIVSGDLVSDFDFEKIIDHHYKTESKLTITLTSVENPLQFGVVIADENGKIEKFLEKPSWGEVFSDTINTGIYVIEPEILDYIPTEDNFDFAKDLFPLLMSEGIDLMSYDARGYWRDVGNPDSYREVYGDIFKQKIKVAFPGKKIEYPDGVLYLGEESEIDPSVEIIDTVIIGSHVQIGKNVRLHNVSIGDNVVIQPETKIRNSVLWHDIIIGKKCVFDNSIICNDTHIDDMVTAKAGVILAEGCDVGKLAVFDQDITVWPHKTIEAASIVNKNVIWGNKYKNSIFEDGRVTGKSNVEISCEMACQLAEAFAAHLPLGSTVIVGRDHSKSARMLKRAFLGGLLSGGVNIVDLKAMPPAVLRHNLGIKKELVAGIYFRQNVFDPTGVEFTFFSEEGLRIDGNMAKSVEKAFFQQDYRRVDYDKIGRIEENYIHHLNECITYKKAVKEAIDHKIIKKNGFRVAIDLMYGGTKDIFPEIISELQIENIILNSYTDYHKMANMAHVEKKSKDDISAIVKNLKFNIGFLMYPNGQQLGIVGDDGEVLGRIKGLFVVLSLLNLEAKEKEKKLNVFLPTWAPDLTDELFENLVIERGKYANFKADKVKKYDLVATIDGNFAFTEFSLHRDAMYASLKIMEMLSRHQVTISDISKQFERFYYNHIEVECSQAQKGKMMKRFFQEAKDKKSCTTDGVKIWENETDWILMIPDQVRDLLHLYVQAKDKNSGEALAARYEANIKEWM
- a CDS encoding glucose-6-phosphate isomerase, which gives rise to MVTYEKDFSLQRDEPGKAEMMDVFHAIEKEAKEGVSGYYTLPEDSKMIIEEVESYVGREPGIFVSLETIVVMGIGGSSLGTKAIHAALESKYTEAKNIFFLENPDPVSLRKQFDRIDRDKTLFIVVSKSGSTIETTSIFKAAIDHFDLHLEGKDAQRIMVITDENSPLDRFAASYSIKSFHIPANVGGRFSVLSSVGIVPLMLAGYDVQAILEGAGSFAKRFFEVEEEHLLRKARFLTQYRDDYPVTVLFSYGDCLENFTKWFVQLWGESLGKIDGQGRHTGLTPVGHIGSVDQHSFLQLIIEGMRDKTVTFIKIENFDYDLEIPDISLKYIEKVDYVNGHTFNELIDVECDATRESLMAKKIPVDRIVLGKVDEANIGELIMYYEILTSACGIMMNIDTYDQPGVELGKQILVKKFRKEAGK
- the pgm gene encoding phosphoglucomutase (alpha-D-glucose-1,6-bisphosphate-dependent), producing MADSHLSALAGQKVPKEQLENIPKLISAYYTLVPDIEQKEQRVAFGTSGHRGSAYKKSFNEAHVKAISQAICDYRKSKGIDGVLFIGKDTHALSIPAQLTALEVFAANKVAVAIAEDDGYTPTPLVSFAIIEANKKEGSLCDGIVITPSHNPPADGGYKYNPPNGGPADTDVTSQIEKRANEILENDLKEIRSCTLKEAMCSGYITAYDFMTPYVAALKEIVDMDSIKKANLNIGVNPLGGASIAVYQKINEVYGLDMDILDPYVDPTFSFMHLDHDGKIRMDCSSPYAMAGLIELKDKYDIAFANDVDSDRHGIVTPKGGLMNPNHYLSVAIWYLFTSRKNWREDLKIGKTLVSSSMIDRVAKSLNKTVYEVPVGFKWFAKGLMDGELGFGGEESAGASFLRFDGSVWTTDKDGIILNLLSAEILAKEKKDPALIYAGFELKFGKAYYERIDAPASKVQKEKLKNLKPHDIHQDTLAGEKIECIYAKAPGNDADIGGVKIVTKNGWVALRPSGTEDIYKIYAESFLSREHLKTLQKEASGIVDAIMD